One genomic region from uncultured Subdoligranulum sp. encodes:
- a CDS encoding DUF554 domain-containing protein, with product MIGLGTIINVVAILVGGVIGLVFSRAISARYQETLMQAIGVCILFVGIGGAVQEMMTVTADRLQSSGTMMIVISYAVGSLLGEWINLERRIEQFGSWLKVKTGNAREKRFVDGFVSASLTVCIGAMAVVGSIQDGISGDHSTLALKALLDMVIVCVMSASLGRGCLFSAIPVGIFQGMVTLLARAVQPSTMRSMDFSRPTRLRRATITPPMRKEVAMWV from the coding sequence ATGATAGGATTGGGAACGATCATCAATGTGGTGGCGATCCTGGTGGGCGGCGTCATCGGGCTGGTGTTCAGCCGGGCCATCAGCGCCCGCTACCAGGAGACGCTGATGCAGGCCATCGGGGTCTGCATCCTGTTTGTGGGCATCGGCGGCGCCGTGCAGGAGATGATGACCGTCACGGCGGACAGGCTGCAGAGCAGCGGCACCATGATGATCGTCATCAGCTACGCTGTGGGGTCGCTGCTGGGGGAGTGGATCAACCTGGAACGGCGGATCGAGCAGTTCGGCAGCTGGCTGAAGGTGAAGACGGGCAACGCCCGGGAAAAGCGGTTTGTGGACGGTTTTGTCTCCGCCTCCCTGACGGTCTGCATCGGGGCCATGGCCGTGGTGGGTTCCATCCAGGACGGCATCTCGGGGGACCACTCCACCCTGGCCCTCAAGGCGCTGCTGGATATGGTGATCGTCTGCGTCATGAGCGCCTCCCTGGGCCGGGGCTGCCTTTTCTCGGCCATCCCGGTGGGCATTTTCCAGGGGATGGTGACGCTGCTGGCCCGGGCCGTGCAGCCGTCCACGATGAGGTCGATGGACTTCTCCAGGCCCACCCGGTTGAGGAGGGCCACGATCACGCCGCCGATGAGGAAGGAGGTGGCCATGTGGGTGTAG
- a CDS encoding glycerate kinase, which translates to MKILFAPDSFKGSLSSFQAIELLHAVTEKHFPGCQMVDLPMGDGGEGTVEALLHALGGHYGRCTVSGPLGDPVEARYGVLNDTTAILEMAQASGLPLLGDRAPDVLHASTLGTGQLLRHLLEEGYTTVYLLLGGSATNDGGMGAATVLGIRFLDADGQCVSPDGAGLERVVSVDTSAMVPQLRQARLILMCDVKNPLLGPQGATWVYGRQKGATPAQQTRLEAGMENYCTVLEAACGRRLQDLPGSGAAGGLAVPLLAFSRVEICSGIETVLSLVGFDDLLADVDLVVTGEGRLDAQSTQGKVLSGIGRHCARRGVPAVAVVGCLGEGAEQIYDCGISAVVSCMGGAASLEDALARADELFLEAADRMYRMIKVGLRLQGRAL; encoded by the coding sequence ATGAAAATTCTCTTCGCACCGGATTCTTTTAAAGGGTCGCTCTCCTCTTTTCAGGCCATCGAACTGCTGCACGCCGTCACCGAAAAGCATTTCCCCGGCTGCCAGATGGTGGACCTGCCTATGGGGGACGGCGGCGAGGGCACGGTGGAAGCACTGCTCCACGCCCTGGGCGGCCACTACGGCCGCTGCACCGTGTCGGGGCCGCTGGGCGACCCGGTGGAGGCCCGCTACGGCGTGCTGAACGACACCACCGCCATCCTGGAGATGGCCCAGGCGTCGGGGCTGCCGCTGCTGGGGGACCGCGCCCCCGATGTGCTCCACGCCTCCACCCTGGGCACCGGCCAGTTGCTGCGCCACCTGCTGGAGGAGGGATACACCACCGTCTATCTGCTGCTGGGGGGCAGCGCCACCAACGACGGCGGCATGGGCGCCGCCACCGTCCTGGGCATCCGCTTCCTGGACGCCGACGGACAGTGCGTCAGCCCGGACGGTGCCGGGCTGGAGCGGGTGGTGTCGGTGGACACCTCCGCCATGGTGCCCCAGCTGCGGCAGGCCCGGCTCATCCTCATGTGCGATGTGAAGAATCCCCTGCTGGGCCCCCAGGGCGCCACCTGGGTCTACGGACGGCAGAAGGGTGCCACACCCGCCCAGCAGACCCGCCTGGAAGCGGGCATGGAAAACTACTGCACTGTGCTGGAGGCTGCCTGCGGGCGGCGGCTGCAGGACCTGCCGGGCAGCGGCGCGGCCGGCGGTCTTGCGGTGCCGCTGCTGGCCTTCTCCCGGGTGGAGATATGCTCCGGCATCGAGACGGTACTCTCCCTGGTGGGCTTCGATGACCTCCTGGCCGATGTGGACCTGGTGGTCACCGGCGAGGGCCGCCTGGACGCCCAGAGCACCCAGGGCAAGGTCCTCTCCGGCATCGGCCGGCACTGCGCCCGCCGGGGTGTGCCCGCCGTGGCCGTGGTGGGCTGCCTGGGCGAGGGGGCCGAACAGATCTACGACTGCGGCATTTCCGCGGTGGTCTCCTGCATGGGCGGGGCCGCCTCCCTGGAGGACGCCCTGGCCCGGGCCGATGAACTCTTTCTGGAGGCCGCCGACCGGATGTACCGCATGATCAAGGTGGGTCTGCGGTTGCAGGGCCGTGCCCTGTAA
- a CDS encoding sugar diacid recognition domain-containing protein, with amino-acid sequence MIHADFARKFVERIAHYTDYNINIMNEQGIIIASRNPERIGTFHETAYRMIRSNLEISSVSKGDALLGVQNGVNLLVHYGKKPIAVVGVTGEPDKVREIALIIKMSLETMVRYESQQELEISRITAHHRFYSQLFLEEAPAPRQLEQLAETLDFSPRHIRIPIVLRFAPDSQPEQKLTAVQGCVTGQDMAWTVDNRHILVYLDLEQGPAPALASWHNQTADWLQRIERPVGYDRAYVGTMQYQLADYHRGLDACRWLERNLEASDRVLYFSDHLSEYLLSLLPAEELRGLFSVYDHALEPQSKNSILRMVGALQKNDFNLVRSSEALFLHKNTLVFRLNKLRAALGINPFQSASDRLLLTCLYHYLKSKK; translated from the coding sequence GTGATTCATGCCGACTTCGCCCGGAAATTTGTGGAGCGCATCGCACACTACACCGACTACAACATCAACATCATGAACGAGCAGGGCATCATCATTGCCAGCCGCAATCCGGAGCGCATCGGCACCTTCCACGAGACAGCCTACCGGATGATCCGCTCCAACCTGGAGATCTCCTCGGTCTCCAAGGGGGACGCCCTGCTGGGTGTGCAGAACGGGGTCAATCTGCTGGTGCACTACGGCAAGAAGCCCATCGCCGTGGTGGGGGTCACCGGGGAACCCGACAAGGTGCGGGAGATCGCCCTGATCATCAAGATGTCCCTGGAGACGATGGTGCGCTACGAGAGCCAGCAGGAATTGGAGATCAGCCGGATCACCGCCCACCACCGGTTCTACTCCCAGCTGTTTCTGGAGGAGGCCCCGGCCCCCCGGCAGCTGGAGCAGCTGGCCGAGACGCTGGATTTTTCGCCCCGGCACATCCGTATCCCCATCGTGCTGCGCTTTGCCCCCGACTCCCAGCCCGAACAGAAGCTGACAGCCGTGCAGGGCTGCGTCACCGGCCAGGACATGGCCTGGACGGTGGACAACCGCCACATCCTGGTCTACCTGGACCTGGAACAGGGCCCGGCCCCGGCGCTGGCCTCCTGGCACAACCAGACCGCCGATTGGCTGCAGCGCATCGAAAGGCCGGTGGGCTACGACCGGGCCTATGTGGGCACCATGCAGTACCAGCTGGCGGACTACCACCGGGGCCTGGACGCCTGCCGCTGGCTGGAGCGCAACCTGGAGGCGAGCGACCGGGTGCTCTACTTTTCGGACCATCTCAGCGAGTATCTGCTCTCGCTGCTGCCCGCCGAGGAGCTGCGCGGTCTGTTCAGCGTCTACGACCACGCCCTGGAACCCCAGAGCAAGAACAGCATCCTGCGGATGGTGGGCGCTCTGCAGAAAAACGACTTCAACCTGGTCCGCAGCAGCGAGGCCCTCTTTTTGCACAAAAACACCCTGGTGTTCCGCCTCAACAAGCTGCGGGCGGCGCTGGGCATCAACCCCTTCCAGTCCGCCAGCGACCGGCTGTTGCTGACCTGTCTGTACCACTATCTCAAGAGCAAAAAATGA
- a CDS encoding cellulase family glycosylhydrolase: MAALDKIRGINFGNWLVLEKWISPDAFGDSPEEDETWLARTLPPEELQARMTRHRTSYITEEDFRLVAQHGYNLVRLPVPYFVFGDRPPFLGCVDCLDNAFTWAERYGLQILLDLHTVPGGQNGYDNGGLVGVCKWHKDPGEVNFALSVLERLARRYGTRPGLYGIEVLNEPISFLVYRTSSTTGKAKDKQEARGSGHVPLSFLKEFYRRAYRTLRAVLPADKVIVFHDGFRLSRWKDFFRREGMENVLLDTHIYLFAMEYFLPVSFPWIYRLYVALEKHKIEKAARWTPVVVGSGASSAAIPLTAPTARAAMTPKNRPSAGRNTAGWPRCSGRPGRLPKGGSTGPTRWTGTPTAPCV; encoded by the coding sequence ATGGCAGCGCTGGACAAAATCCGGGGCATCAACTTCGGCAACTGGCTGGTCCTGGAAAAATGGATTTCGCCGGACGCCTTTGGGGATTCCCCCGAGGAGGACGAAACCTGGCTGGCCCGCACCCTGCCCCCCGAAGAATTACAGGCGCGGATGACCCGCCACCGCACCAGCTACATCACCGAGGAGGACTTCCGTCTGGTGGCGCAGCACGGGTACAACCTGGTGCGCCTGCCGGTGCCCTACTTCGTCTTCGGCGACCGCCCGCCTTTCCTGGGCTGCGTGGACTGCCTGGACAACGCCTTCACCTGGGCCGAGCGGTACGGTCTGCAAATCCTTCTGGACCTGCACACCGTGCCGGGCGGACAGAACGGCTACGACAACGGCGGCCTGGTGGGGGTGTGCAAGTGGCACAAGGACCCCGGAGAGGTGAATTTTGCCCTCTCGGTGCTGGAGCGGCTGGCCCGGCGGTACGGCACGCGGCCGGGGCTCTACGGCATCGAGGTGCTCAACGAGCCCATCAGCTTCCTGGTCTACCGCACCTCCAGCACCACCGGCAAGGCCAAGGACAAGCAGGAGGCCAGGGGCTCCGGGCATGTGCCGCTGTCCTTTTTGAAGGAGTTCTACCGCCGTGCCTACCGCACCCTGCGGGCGGTGCTGCCGGCAGACAAGGTCATTGTCTTCCACGACGGCTTCCGCCTTTCCCGCTGGAAGGACTTTTTCCGGCGGGAGGGGATGGAGAACGTCCTGCTGGACACCCACATCTACCTGTTTGCCATGGAATATTTCCTGCCGGTGTCCTTCCCCTGGATCTACCGGCTGTATGTGGCCCTGGAAAAGCACAAAATTGAAAAAGCCGCCCGCTGGACCCCCGTGGTGGTGGGGAGTGGTGCATCGAGTGCCGCTATCCCTTTGACCGCGCCGACCGCAAGGGCCGCGATGACACCGAAAAACAGGCCATCTGCCGGCAGGAATACCGCCGGGTGGCCGCGTTGCAGCGGCAGGCCTGGGAGACTTCCCAAGGGTGGATCTACTGGACCTACCAGATGGACCGGGACCCCGACGGCCCCATGCGTCTGA
- a CDS encoding ROK family transcriptional regulator produces MSAHRPLSTVELRKQNRNRVYRYLIGQWKPVTKQELAFQLSMSLPTLTQNLNELTEMGLIDRSITTDSTGGRRPRLIVPLPNARFALGIELTNRDLRIVAINLRKETLASRRVALPFANDETYGEELAGLIEQFLDNNQLDRDRLLGVAMTLPGIVGPDQKTIEYAPTIGVDTSTPCRFLDRIPYRVLLDNDATCGGFGEWWNRTDQPSMVYLSLNRGVGGAILVDGKLYDGVDHRAAEFGHICLHPGGRPCQCGRKGCLEAYCSTARLSDDLDISLEVFFQRLEDGDIQCQALWDSYLKDLAHGIMIIHTILDCPIMIGGQMSQYLPAYRSRLQWLVRDLCSPGDRVDFLAFCPSSGHSVCIGAATRLLYEFVKQL; encoded by the coding sequence ATGAGTGCTCACAGACCATTATCCACAGTAGAGCTGCGTAAACAGAACCGTAACCGTGTCTACCGCTATCTCATCGGGCAGTGGAAGCCCGTCACCAAGCAGGAACTGGCCTTTCAGCTGTCCATGAGCCTGCCCACGCTGACCCAGAACCTGAACGAACTGACCGAGATGGGGCTCATCGACCGGTCCATCACCACCGACTCCACCGGCGGCCGGCGGCCGCGGCTCATTGTGCCGCTGCCCAACGCCCGGTTTGCCCTGGGCATCGAGCTGACCAACCGGGACCTGCGCATTGTGGCCATCAATCTGCGCAAGGAGACGCTGGCCAGTCGGCGGGTGGCGCTGCCCTTTGCCAACGACGAAACCTACGGCGAAGAACTGGCCGGGCTGATCGAACAATTCCTGGACAACAACCAGTTGGACCGGGACCGGCTGCTGGGGGTGGCCATGACGCTGCCCGGCATCGTCGGCCCCGACCAGAAGACCATCGAGTATGCCCCCACCATCGGGGTGGATACCTCCACGCCCTGCCGGTTCCTGGACCGGATCCCCTACCGGGTCCTGCTGGACAACGACGCCACCTGCGGCGGCTTCGGGGAGTGGTGGAACCGCACCGACCAGCCCAGCATGGTCTATCTGTCGCTGAACCGGGGCGTGGGCGGCGCCATCCTGGTGGACGGCAAGCTCTACGACGGCGTGGACCACCGGGCGGCGGAATTCGGCCATATCTGCCTGCATCCCGGCGGACGGCCCTGCCAGTGCGGCCGCAAGGGCTGTCTCGAAGCCTACTGTTCCACCGCCCGCCTGTCGGATGACCTGGACATCAGCCTGGAGGTCTTCTTCCAGCGGCTGGAGGACGGGGACATCCAGTGTCAGGCCCTGTGGGACAGCTACCTGAAGGACCTGGCCCACGGCATCATGATCATCCATACCATACTGGACTGCCCCATCATGATCGGCGGGCAGATGTCCCAGTATCTGCCGGCCTACCGTTCCCGGCTCCAGTGGCTGGTGCGGGACCTGTGCTCGCCCGGTGACCGGGTGGATTTCCTCGCCTTCTGCCCCAGTTCGGGCCATTCGGTGTGCATCGGCGCCGCCACCCGGCTGCTGTATGAATTCGTCAAACAACTTTGA
- a CDS encoding sugar-binding protein, producing MKKRILAAALSATMIVSLAGCSSGGASSSAAASTDAASTDAASTESTAETGSEGGSTGGQKVGLSMPTQSLERWNRDGSYLDQQFKDAGYETVITYSDNDTNRQVSDIQNMIADGVDLLVVAAIDGEALNTVMNEAGEAGIPVIAYDRLIMNDNASYYVSFDNYTVGTLQGQYIVDTLDLDNAAGPFNMEITAGDPADNNATYFYQGAMDVLQPYIDSGKLVVVSGQTDFDTVATAQWDSQTAMERAQNVLASYYADGTQVDVWLCSNDSTALGVSQAIQSDYAGSNQPIITGQDGDEANLKNIVDGLQSMTVYKAVSNEAVVTLDLGKAILNGDTIDDSLITNSGWDFDCSYDTESYATSEGHNCPSFLLVPDVVTKDNMKEKLVDTGYYTQDADGYLHPAA from the coding sequence ATGAAAAAGCGTATTTTGGCTGCTGCACTGTCTGCGACGATGATCGTCTCGCTGGCCGGCTGCTCCAGCGGCGGGGCAAGTTCTTCCGCCGCAGCCAGCACCGATGCAGCCAGCACCGACGCAGCCAGCACCGAGTCCACCGCGGAGACCGGTTCTGAGGGCGGCTCCACCGGTGGCCAGAAGGTCGGCCTGTCCATGCCCACCCAGTCGCTGGAACGCTGGAACCGCGACGGTTCCTACCTGGACCAGCAGTTCAAGGATGCCGGTTATGAGACCGTCATCACCTACTCGGACAACGACACCAACCGTCAGGTCAGCGACATCCAGAACATGATCGCTGACGGCGTCGACCTGCTGGTCGTGGCCGCCATCGACGGCGAGGCGCTGAACACCGTCATGAACGAAGCTGGTGAGGCCGGCATCCCGGTCATCGCTTACGACCGTCTGATCATGAACGACAACGCCTCCTACTACGTATCCTTCGATAACTACACCGTCGGTACGCTGCAGGGCCAGTACATCGTGGACACCCTGGATCTGGACAACGCGGCCGGTCCCTTCAACATGGAGATCACCGCCGGTGACCCCGCCGACAACAACGCTACTTACTTCTATCAGGGCGCCATGGATGTCCTGCAGCCCTACATTGACTCCGGCAAGCTGGTCGTCGTCTCCGGTCAGACCGATTTCGACACCGTAGCCACCGCCCAGTGGGATTCCCAGACCGCCATGGAGCGTGCTCAGAACGTGCTGGCTTCCTACTACGCCGACGGCACCCAGGTTGATGTCTGGCTGTGCTCCAACGACTCCACCGCGCTGGGCGTTTCCCAGGCCATCCAGTCTGACTACGCCGGCTCCAACCAGCCCATCATCACCGGTCAGGACGGCGACGAAGCCAACCTGAAGAACATCGTCGACGGTCTGCAGTCCATGACCGTGTACAAGGCCGTTTCCAACGAGGCCGTTGTCACGCTGGACCTTGGCAAGGCGATCCTGAACGGCGACACCATCGATGACAGCCTGATCACCAACTCCGGCTGGGATTTCGACTGCAGCTACGACACCGAATCCTACGCCACCTCCGAAGGCCACAACTGCCCGTCCTTCCTGCTGGTTCCCGACGTTGTCACCAAGGACAACATGAAGGAGAAGCTGGTCGACACCGGTTACTACACCCAGGACGCTGACGGCTACCTGCATCCGGCCGCCTGA
- a CDS encoding sugar ABC transporter ATP-binding protein, translating to MSKYILEMKNITKEFPGVKALDNVNLQVEPGEIHALIGENGAGKSTLMNVLSGTYPAGSYTGEIYYDGKLCQFKSQKDSEAVGIVIIHQELALIPLLSIGENMFLGNEIRTKMGTIDWNKTYYEAERHMKQVGLHESAQTLVKDIGTGKQQLVEIAKAFSKKVKLLILDEPTSSLNDEDAKMLLDLLIDFKKKGLTSIIITHKLNEIIYCADKATIIRDGSTIETLVKGVDEFSEDRIIKGMVGRPMEDRYPKRKSQVQPEISLEVKNWTVHHPLYPERIVDDNVSFKVHKGEVVGFSGLQGAGRTELAMSIFGHSYGSKITGELYLNGKKVNLKNTEEAIHHGLAYVTEDRKTNGLILGETIRFNTTLARLDKVCHSGVIDRDKEVKEAEDMKTEMGTKTPTIEQHIGNLSGGNQQKALLGKWMFTEPDVLILDEPTRGIDVSAKYDIYCLINDMVSRGKSVVMISSELPELLGMCDRIYVMNEGRLLAEVNAADATQESIMGYIIRDTVREPAKA from the coding sequence TTGTCGAAGTATATTTTGGAGATGAAAAACATCACCAAGGAATTTCCCGGCGTCAAGGCACTGGACAACGTGAATCTGCAGGTGGAACCCGGCGAGATCCACGCTCTGATCGGTGAGAACGGCGCGGGCAAATCCACGCTGATGAATGTGCTTTCCGGCACCTATCCCGCGGGCAGCTACACCGGCGAGATCTACTACGACGGGAAGCTCTGCCAGTTCAAGTCCCAGAAGGACAGCGAAGCGGTGGGCATCGTCATCATCCACCAGGAGCTGGCACTGATTCCGCTGCTCTCCATCGGTGAGAACATGTTCCTGGGCAATGAGATCCGCACCAAGATGGGTACCATCGACTGGAACAAAACCTATTATGAGGCCGAGCGTCACATGAAGCAGGTGGGCCTGCATGAGTCCGCCCAGACGCTGGTCAAGGATATCGGCACCGGCAAACAGCAGCTGGTGGAGATCGCCAAGGCCTTCTCCAAGAAGGTCAAGCTGCTGATCCTGGACGAGCCCACCTCGTCGCTGAACGACGAGGACGCCAAGATGCTGCTGGACCTCTTGATCGATTTCAAGAAGAAGGGCCTCACGTCCATCATCATCACCCACAAGCTCAACGAGATCATCTACTGCGCCGACAAGGCCACCATCATCCGCGACGGTTCCACCATCGAGACGCTGGTCAAGGGCGTGGATGAATTCAGCGAGGACCGCATCATCAAGGGCATGGTGGGTCGTCCCATGGAGGACCGCTATCCCAAGCGGAAGAGCCAGGTCCAGCCCGAAATCAGCCTGGAAGTCAAGAACTGGACCGTCCATCACCCCCTGTACCCCGAGCGCATCGTGGACGACAACGTCTCCTTCAAGGTGCACAAGGGCGAAGTGGTTGGCTTCTCCGGCCTGCAGGGCGCCGGCCGTACCGAGCTGGCCATGTCCATCTTCGGCCACAGCTACGGCAGCAAGATCACCGGTGAGCTCTATCTCAACGGCAAGAAGGTCAACCTGAAGAACACCGAGGAGGCCATCCACCACGGCCTGGCCTACGTCACCGAGGACCGCAAGACCAACGGCCTGATCCTGGGCGAGACCATCCGCTTCAACACCACCCTGGCCCGTCTGGACAAGGTCTGCCACAGCGGCGTCATCGACCGGGACAAGGAAGTCAAGGAAGCCGAGGACATGAAGACCGAGATGGGCACCAAGACGCCCACCATCGAGCAGCACATCGGCAACCTGTCGGGCGGCAACCAGCAGAAAGCCCTGCTGGGCAAGTGGATGTTCACCGAACCGGACGTGCTGATCCTGGACGAGCCCACCCGCGGCATCGATGTCAGCGCCAAGTACGATATCTACTGCCTGATCAATGACATGGTCAGCCGCGGCAAGTCGGTGGTCATGATCTCTTCGGAGCTGCCCGAACTGCTGGGCATGTGTGACCGCATCTACGTTATGAATGAAGGCCGCCTGCTGGCGGAGGTCAACGCGGCCGACGCCACCCAGGAAAGCATCATGGGCTACATCATCCGCGATACCGTACGCGAACCGGCCAAAGCTTAA
- a CDS encoding ABC transporter permease subunit, with translation MNGTKMKVSSFLTKYAMVIALVIVFVLFAYLTGGRLLYAQNMSNLLLQNGYVLVMACGMLLCILTGGNIDLAVGSVICLVGGLAAVMITNLSINPVLTIVVCLVAGLLVGIWQGYWIGYVRIPPFITTLGGMFIFRGIGRLILDNKTVAVQDSTFLNIFTMYIKVPGLDDGDTVYSALIVGVVAAVLVLLNTVRTRRDRAKNGYRQNSAVSDYVKSGLIAALILYYCYLLSQYNGISVMLVWVLAVCLIYNFITAETAFGRYFYAVGGNEKATKLSGINTDKIYFIAYANMGLLAGLCGLLNAARVGSVNGSTGTSFEMDAIGACFIGGASAYGGSGTVGGVVIGALLLGVINMGMSIMGIGDSWQYVVKGGVLLVAVIFDVVTSRKSGK, from the coding sequence ATGAATGGAACCAAAATGAAAGTTTCCAGTTTCCTGACCAAGTATGCGATGGTCATTGCACTGGTGATCGTCTTTGTGCTGTTCGCCTACCTCACCGGCGGACGCCTGCTCTACGCCCAGAACATGTCCAACCTGCTGCTGCAGAACGGCTACGTTCTGGTTATGGCCTGCGGCATGCTGCTCTGCATCCTCACCGGCGGTAACATCGACCTGGCCGTCGGTTCGGTGATCTGCCTGGTGGGCGGTCTGGCCGCCGTCATGATCACCAACCTGTCCATCAACCCCGTCCTCACCATCGTGGTCTGCCTGGTGGCCGGCCTGCTGGTGGGCATCTGGCAGGGCTACTGGATCGGTTATGTGCGCATCCCGCCCTTCATCACCACCCTGGGCGGCATGTTCATCTTCCGCGGCATCGGCCGTCTGATCCTCGACAACAAGACCGTGGCAGTCCAGGACTCCACCTTCCTGAATATCTTCACCATGTACATCAAGGTCCCCGGCCTGGACGACGGTGACACCGTCTACTCCGCCCTCATCGTGGGTGTTGTGGCCGCCGTGCTGGTCCTCCTCAACACCGTGCGCACCCGCCGCGACCGCGCCAAGAACGGCTACCGCCAGAACAGTGCCGTCAGCGACTATGTCAAGTCCGGCCTCATCGCCGCCCTCATCCTCTACTACTGCTACCTGCTGAGCCAGTACAACGGCATCTCGGTCATGCTGGTCTGGGTGCTGGCTGTCTGCCTGATCTACAACTTCATCACTGCTGAAACCGCGTTCGGCCGTTACTTCTACGCCGTGGGCGGCAACGAGAAAGCCACCAAGCTCTCCGGTATCAACACCGACAAGATCTACTTCATCGCTTACGCCAACATGGGCCTGCTGGCCGGTCTGTGCGGCCTGCTCAACGCGGCCCGCGTGGGTTCCGTCAACGGTTCCACCGGTACCTCCTTTGAGATGGACGCCATCGGTGCCTGCTTCATCGGCGGCGCTTCCGCCTACGGCGGCAGCGGCACGGTGGGCGGCGTCGTCATCGGCGCTCTGCTGCTGGGCGTTATCAACATGGGCATGTCCATCATGGGCATCGGCGACTCCTGGCAGTACGTGGTCAAGGGCGGCGTGCTTCTGGTCGCTGTCATCTTCGACGTGGTCACCAGCCGCAAGTCCGGCAAGTAA
- the xylB gene encoding xylulokinase yields the protein MLYIGIDLGTSAVKLLLMDEEGHIKNTISKEYPLEFPQPGWSQQNPEDWKKAVLGGIPELLASFDKSQVAGIGAGGQMHGLVVLDENDQVIRPAILWNDGRTASEVEYLNEEIGREKLSALTANIAFAGFTAPKILWMKKNEPENFARIRKIMLPKDYINYILTGVHCTDYSDASGMLLLDVEHKCWSQEMLKLCGITEAQMPKLFESYEAVGTLRPEIAAQLGLPETVTVCAGAGDNAAAAVGTGTVGEGACNISLGTSGTLFISSDHFGVDPHNALHAFAHADGHYHLMGCMLSAASCNKWWMDEILGTQDYGGAQAAITDEMLGRNHVYFLPYLMGERSPINDTNARSVFLGMTMDTTRTDMTQAVLEGVAFAIRDSFEVARSLGLDIRHSMICGGGAKSPLWKKIIANVLNVELDTPASEQGPGMGGAMLAMVACGAYPSVQAVCDKLVQVADTVRPDPAIAARYEERYRQFSKIYPTLKALYPQML from the coding sequence ATGCTGTACATAGGAATTGACCTGGGCACCTCGGCCGTCAAGCTGCTGCTGATGGACGAGGAGGGCCACATCAAAAATACCATTTCCAAGGAGTATCCCCTGGAGTTCCCCCAGCCCGGCTGGAGCCAGCAGAACCCCGAGGACTGGAAGAAGGCGGTGCTGGGGGGCATTCCCGAACTGCTCGCCTCCTTCGACAAATCCCAGGTGGCCGGCATCGGCGCCGGCGGCCAGATGCATGGCCTGGTGGTGCTGGATGAGAACGATCAGGTGATCCGTCCGGCCATCCTGTGGAACGACGGCCGCACGGCCAGTGAGGTGGAATACCTCAACGAGGAGATCGGGCGGGAGAAGCTCTCTGCCCTCACCGCCAACATCGCCTTTGCGGGGTTCACCGCCCCCAAGATCCTGTGGATGAAGAAAAACGAGCCGGAAAACTTCGCCCGCATCCGCAAGATCATGCTTCCCAAGGACTACATCAACTACATCCTCACGGGGGTGCACTGCACCGACTACTCCGACGCCAGCGGCATGCTGCTGCTGGACGTGGAGCACAAGTGCTGGAGTCAGGAGATGCTGAAACTCTGCGGCATCACCGAGGCCCAGATGCCCAAGCTGTTTGAAAGCTACGAGGCTGTGGGCACGCTGCGCCCCGAGATCGCCGCCCAGCTGGGCCTGCCCGAGACCGTCACGGTCTGCGCCGGCGCGGGAGATAACGCCGCGGCGGCCGTGGGCACCGGCACGGTGGGGGAGGGCGCCTGCAACATCAGCCTGGGCACCTCGGGCACGCTGTTCATCTCCAGCGACCACTTCGGGGTGGACCCCCACAACGCGCTGCATGCCTTCGCCCATGCGGACGGGCACTACCATCTGATGGGCTGCATGCTCTCCGCTGCCTCCTGCAACAAGTGGTGGATGGACGAGATCCTGGGCACCCAGGACTACGGCGGCGCCCAGGCGGCCATCACCGACGAGATGCTGGGCCGCAACCATGTGTATTTCCTGCCCTACCTGATGGGTGAGCGTTCGCCCATCAACGATACCAACGCCCGCAGCGTTTTCCTGGGCATGACGATGGACACCACCCGCACCGATATGACCCAGGCCGTGCTGGAAGGCGTGGCCTTCGCTATCCGGGACAGCTTCGAGGTGGCCCGTTCCCTGGGGCTGGACATTCGCCACAGCATGATCTGCGGCGGCGGCGCCAAGAGCCCCCTGTGGAAGAAGATCATCGCCAACGTGCTCAACGTGGAGCTGGACACCCCCGCTTCGGAGCAGGGCCCCGGTATGGGCGGCGCCATGCTGGCCATGGTGGCCTGCGGTGCCTATCCCAGCGTGCAGGCGGTCTGCGACAAGCTGGTCCAGGTGGCGGACACCGTCCGCCCCGACCCTGCCATCGCCGCCCGCTATGAGGAGCGCTACCGGCAGTTCTCCAAGATCTACCCCACCCTCAAAGCGCTCTATCCCCAGATGCTCTAA